CTTCGCTCGAACATGCGGGGCCATCTGACCTCCAGCATGCTCGTTCTGGACGAGACCCGAGCCAGGGTGTTGGTCATCCACCACAAAGCCTACAACCGCTGGTTGCCGCCAGGCGGGCATGCTGAGCAGCCCTGCTCGTTGTTCGACTCGGCGCTGCGCGAAGCTGAGGAAGAGACTGGGGTGACAGACCTCAACTGCCCGGGGGCCTGGAGCCTCGCGCCCATCCCCCTGGACATCAACACCCACGCGATTGCCGCGCAGCAGCGCAAGAACGAAGGCAAGCACTGGCACCACGACTTCGTCTACCTGGGTATGGTGGATGAGCCGTACGACCCCGTGCCTCAAATCGAGGAAGTTCACTCGTGCCGCTGGCTTGACTTGGCAGAGTTCGCAAATGACCCCGACGAAACCAACCAACGGCTGGCTCGGAAGGTGCAGCCGCTCATCGCTGCCGGCATGCTCCCGAGAGCTCGAGCACTAGCTTGATTGTGGAAACCCGCCTGGCACATGCGCCTGGCGGGTTTTTCCTATTCCCCGGGAAGCCAGCACACCACAGGACGCCCGCCTGGGAGCGCCCTCTATTGGTCGGAACCGATGCTGAGCAGCTCGATGTCGAACTTCAGCACGCTGTTTGGCGGAATGCTGCCGGGCACCCCCCGCTGGCCATAGGCGGTGTCGCTGGGGCAAGTTAGAGTCGCCTTGCCTCCGACCTGCATTGTTTGTACGCCGTCTGTCCAGCACTTGACTACGCGGCTCAAGGGAAGGGCGATGGGCTTGCCCCGCCTATGGGAGCTGTCGAATTCCGAACCGTCCGGCAGGGTGCCGCGATAGTGCACCTTTACGGTGTCCGAGGCCGTAGGGTGGGCGCCGGCACCCTTCAAGGTGTGCTGCACCCTGACCCCCGAAGGAAGTGTCTCGACTTTGCGGGCAGCTGAAGTGGCTACCACGGTGGCTGTGGTGGCGACAACCTCGGCCGCCGGTAGAGCAGCGTGAGCCGAGGTGGCGAAGAATGCGGAAGCGAGCAGGAAGGTAAACGGTTCCATGGCCTAAGGTGGCAGTTCGTTGGATGAGATATAGCTCCCCTCCTTAAACGTCAGGCGCGCTCAGCCGCGCGCCTATACCAATGAGGACCACTCACCCCCAAACCATGACACCTGAAGACTTTGCCGGGCCAACGCCCGAGGCGCGAGATGCGCAGCTGCGCCAGTACCGTGCTAGGGCCGCCTACTACGACTCCTTCGCTCTCGAGGGTGTCAACAACGACTGGAAGCATCCGAAGGTTGTGTCCGCGCGCGCAGCCTACGAGGCGACAGTGACCGAATTGGTCGGGCTGCTCGGAGAGCAGGCAGACTGCCGCCTGGTCGACACGGACCTCTGGTCGGCATTCTCGGATGCTCACAAGGACGACGTTGGCTTCCGCCCTCGAACGCCGAGAAGCAGGACCGCGGTCCTTCGCTGGTTCGAGAACCTCAAGGCCACGGCCGAACATAGCTGATTGATTCCAAGCCTGGCTCTCCCTCCGAGATGCCAGGCTTTTTTATGGCACGGTGCCACCCCCGTCAGCGGCCGCCCAACAATGAGAAACGGCCCCGTAGGGCCGCCTCCTAGAGCCAAGCTCTCAGCTTACTTCTTCGCCTTCTTGGCGGGCGCTGCAGCCTTCTTCGCCGGCGCGGACTTCTTGGCTAACGGCGTGGCAGCAACCTTGTCGGCCTTGCGCTTGGCGGCCTTCGGGTCGATGGCGGCCTTGAAGGCGGCGCCCGGCACGAACTTCGGCACCTTCTGCGCGGCAATCTTGATTTTCTCTCCCAGGCGCGGGTTAAATCCAGAGCGAGCAGCGCGGGAGACTTGCTTGAACGTGCCAAATCCGATGATTTGGACAGGCTCTCCCTTCTTCACGGCACCGATGATGGCGCTGGTGAAGGTCTCGACGATGCGCGCAGCCTCTGCCTTGCTCACATCGTGGGTGGATGCAATCTTCTCGACCAGTTCGATACGGTTCATTTCAGTTTTCCTTGGAATAGTTCACCATGTTGCCTATGGCGGCGCAGCTTCTAAAGCGAAGTTGCAAGCGGCGCGAGTGTATCCCACCTTCGGAGCCCACTAGAGAGAGGCCTCGGGAAGATGTGGCTGCGCTGACACCTCTAGCAGGAGCAATTCTGGGCCAAGGCCGAGTTCGTGATGTGCCGCCCGAAGTCCTGCCCCCGCCAAGGCACCGCCGGAGGCGACAATGGCGCATTGCATGCCCCGTCCCCTCCCACAATGAAGCCGCTTCCACCTGAGCTCGCCGACCTGGTCGACGGAATTATCAAGAAAGTACGAATCGACGTCGAAGCCGGAAATGCACCTCAGGCGTTCGCCATAGTGGGCAGCACCTTGTCCCGGGAAGTGTTTGAAGTGCCGCTGCCTACCGATGAAGACCAGGCCAAGACGCAAGCCGCGGAGCACATCAGACGTGTCGCATCGCTGATGAGCGCGGACTTCGTCGTTCTCGTGGTCAACTCCTGGGGCCTTCCGAAGCGAAAACTCAAGTACTTCGACGCCATCATGGATAAGTACGGCTCAGTCGGCAACAGCCCCTATCGCGTGAGCCAGATGGCCTTCACGGTAGAGACGAACGAAGGCGTCTGGCTTGGGACCGCCCCTCTGGTGAAGAACCCGCGCAAGGTCCGCGGGGACACGTTTGGCGCAGTGACGTTCTTTTCTGGCACCACGTCGGACACGGCCGGCGTGTTCTCAAGCCTGCTTCCGCAGGTCAGGGCCACGCGGCACTAGGCGACAAGTAAAGCGCTGAAGTCGGGGCACCCATCGACGAGCACCTCATCCCGTATGTCGCTTGGTTGGACTTTTGCGGAAGCTGAGTTGGTCGAAGCCAGCTTGCGCAATGCGGTACTTGTCCGCAATGCCGACCATGGGGCGCGATTCCGGTGCCAGTACGCCGCCCCAGAACATGTCGAGCTCCTGATAGGCCTGATAGGCATCGAATAGCCGGTAGAACTCCACCGTTTCCAGCGCGGGGTTCAGCGTCAGGCTTACCCGGCTAACGCCAACTCCCCTGCGCTCAGCCTCCTTGACCGCGATGGCAACACGCTGGGTGACCGCCCAGTCGAAGAGTTCGGTGCGACCCTGTTCGCCTAGAAAGTCGCCGACTTTCTCGGCAAGCGTGCGCTTGGAGCGCCACCCCTTTGCCTTCAGCTCCTTCTCCGGCACATGTCGGCTCAGGTCGGCAATGGCCCCCGGCGCGTTGTAAAAGACATGTTCATCGACGGCGTAGCAGTCGGTCAAGTCGTGGTCCCGTGGCGGGCGGTAGCCGCGCAGGTGGCGCCCGTATAGGCGGACACGGAGGCCACGGTACAACTTGCCGGCAAAGAGGATGTGGAGTGCGTCGAGCGCGACCACACTGCCGTCAGCGATTTCGATACGGCGCGGAATCCCCGCTGCGGTGAGGCCATTCCAGGGAACAGGAACGGCTCCCTCCGCAAACTGCTGGCGTGCGGCCGTTCGCACGAACACCCGTGTCTTATCCGCGCCCAGGGCCTGAGCGTTGTCGTAATAGTCCCGGAATTTGGAAAGTACGCGCATTTAACCGGCGCTCTGCACGCCTATAGGGTTTGTTCACAGGATAGGGCACGCGTTTAGCCCGCATGCCACCGCCGGAGGCCGGCAGGTTTGCGATAATCCTGGGCCCAACGCCCGCTGCTCCCCTGAAAGACCCCGATGATTGAGGCTCGCGCCCTGGACCCGACGAAAGTTCGCGACATCGCGCCACTGGTGCTTGACGAAGGCGGCCGACTCAAAGTTATGCCGGCCGCATTTTATGAAGGGACGACGGTTGAGGAGCGGGCTATTTTTGGCGTCCGCCACGCCGCATACGGGCTGCCAACGCTGGAGCTTGTGGCTTGGCTGAAGGCGTTGATTGGTGACAGGCCCGCCTTGGAGATTGGGGCAGGGACGGGTGTCCTCAGCGATGCGCTCGGCATCATTGGCACTGACAACCTCATGCAGCAATGGCCGCACATCCGAGCGCACTATGCCGCCCTGCGCCAGCCAGTCATCGCCTACGGGGCAAATGTTAGGCAGTACGACGCCGTCGACGCGGTGTGCGCGCTCAAGCCGAAGGTGGTGGTTGCCTCATGGGTCACTCACAAGTACGACCCGGCCCGCCACGAAGCCGGCGGAAACGAGCACGGCGTAGTCGAAGAGGAAATCATCCGCAACTGCGAAACCTACGTGGTCATCGGGAACACACACGTCCACCGGGCCAAGTCCATCTGGTCCTTACCTCACACGCTCCTCCACCCCTCGTGGCTGTACTCCCGCGCACACAATGGCTCCCGAGAGTTCATCGCGGTGTGGGGCAAGTACGCGCCGTGGCGAGCGGCCTAAAAAGAGAGCCCTCCGGTGGAGGGCTCGAATCATCGGTCGGTCTCGGGTGCTTTCGTTAAGGCGAACTCGATGCGGTCAGCGTCAAGCATCAGGTAGGAATCCCCGCCGCCCTCGGTTTCATTGCGGTAGATGACCGCGTCATAGCCGGCGCCTTCGAGCAATGCTCGGAAGCCAGCCTGGTCGAGATAGCCTTCGTCCCACAGCGCATCACTCTGCTCCGCCGAGATGACACCTGCGTTCCTCAACGCCGGGATGACGTTGTTGAGGCTCCACGTATGGCAGTCAGCCATGCGCAAAGGGCTTTGCATCGTGAGGAGGCACGGGAGAATGCGCGCGCCCTCGAGGTCGTCCTCGTCGCCTCCCTGTAGGAGGTGCTCCAACCTGCGGTTAGCCGTATCCTTCGAGCCGAAATGGTAGCCAACGTCATCGCTGAGTTCGAAGCGGGGGAAATCCTCGCGCGCAACCGTCGCGTGGTAGGCAAGAACATGCATTGGCATGGGCAGTAGCTCCCTAAAGTAGTCCTGCCCTGTGTAGCCACCATTCGGGGCCGGCGAGGGAATCGCCCTGGGGGCGCTCGACTGGCTAAACGACATACTCGCAGCATCTAAAACGCCAACAGCTTGCGCCTCGATACTGCTGATGCTAAAATGCTTCTAAGGCGGCGCTGCGCTCGCGTACCACCTCCCCTTAGAAACAGGCAATCTAAAATGCAAAAATCCATTCATGTCACCGTCGCAGTCGCTGCTGTCCTCATCCTCGCCGGCTGCGGCTCGGTCAACTCCACCCTTGCGAAGCGCCACGAAACCGTGGAGCACTACCACGTGTTCCAAGTGAAGACCCGCGCAACCCCGGACGCCGTCATCAAGGCTACCGCCGACGGCTTGGCCCGCAACACGAACTCGGTGGTGCAAAACCGTCCCTTGCAGATGGGCGCCAAGGTCCCCGAGACGGCCGGTCGCTTCCAGCTCGTCGACCCTGCCGCGGCACTGGGCGGGACCTCGCTGGGCGCAATCATGGCCATGCAGGGGGGCGCCGGCGCCTCCATTCCACGCGTTGCCAAGTGCGACGGCGCCGTCTGGACGTCGCGTGCCAATCGCAGCGTCTCGGGGTCCGACAACCTGACCCTGTACACCTGCATCTATCGATACAAGGATGGCTACGAGCTGAACATGTATGCCGTGTTCCAGAAGGCGAGCGGCGGGCTGAGCGGCCTGGCGCGGGACGCCGTGGCAAGCGCAATTGGTACTCCAGAGGAGTGGACCAACAAGACCATCCTCGACATGGCGCGCAGCGTGGAATCGGCAACGGGTGCCAAAGTCGAATACGTGGAAGGCCAGCCGGAAATCGGGGCCGTGCCAAAGGTCGACCAGCTGACCCAGCGTTGAGCCCTCCCGGTTCACTCAAGAGGGGCCTTCGCGGCCCCCTTTTTTTTTACCAGCAAGCTCCGCACGGCCTTAGGGGCGGGCGCAAGGAATGGCCTGAGCCTGCTTGCTAGACGAACCAGGACCACTCATACAAGACAACCCATGCCCACCCAAGCCCCAAAGCGCTTTTACGGCGACGACAACCTGGCCAACCCGGCAGCGGAACTGCGAGAGCTGAGAATTCAGCTTCACGCGACGTACACGCACTGGATTGCGCGCAACTGGCACCCTCGCGACTTCGTCTGCGCAGTCGAACACACCGCAGACGTTGCCTTCGCTTCCTTCCTGCTGGAAGGTTCTCCGGATTTTTCAGGGGAGCCTCCGCCGCCACTTGAGCCGGCAATCTTGGCCGTACCCCGTTCTGGCCAAGACCATGGCGCGCCGATACGGTTCTACGACGAGTTGAGCTCGCTCAGCCCGGAAATCGACCCAAAGGCCTTGGACCGGGTCCTCGCTCCGCACTTCATCCGCTGGGTTCTGGACGGGTGGCTCGCGCGCGATTTCAAGCAAGCGGCATCGGCCTGCGCTGCGGGCATCGTCTATGACCATCACCTTTGCAGCCAATTGGGCGGTCTTGGCGGTGGCAGAACGGCCCTCGAGTTTTTGACCGAGTCGTACCGCTTCGTAGAGCGCGCGGCAGCCCAACCGGCAGGCCGCTGATTCCTATCGCCTTCCCGTGCCTTCTCGCCCGGGAAGGCGTTTTCTTCCGGGCTGATGCGGCTACAGCGCCGTCTCTATTCCAGTCACAACGCGTACCCGCTTCGATTCCGAGGAGCCTCCAAATGCTGAAGCTGAAAACTCTCGCCGCCGTGTTGGCCACCCTCGCCATGCTGGCAGTTTCGCTGCCCGCAGATGCCCGCGCCGGCAGCCCGTCCGGTTCGAAGTCATCATTTACGTCCTCCCGCAGTGTCACCGCAACTCCCGCGAGGGCGCCGGTCCGCGCGGGTGGCGGAGCGTCGGTAGGGTTGCGGCGCTCCGAAGCCATGCGCGAGGCGCGCTCGCGGCCCGCTGAGCCTGCCCGCTCATACTCGCGAGCCACTGAGGTGCCTGCTACACAGCCGACGGGCAACGGGAATAGCATCATCGGAAGCAATGTGCCGCGGCGCGAGGGCACGCCCCTCACGGCGGGTGGCGGTTCGGCGGGCGGAGGCTCCGCCGGAAACTACGCTCGGCCGGCCACCCAGGAAGCGCCACGCCGCGGTTGGAGCGGGGCCCAGATTGCGGGCGCCGCCGCCCTTGCCGGTGTCGCGGGCTACGCGATGGCGGACAACCGAGACCCCGCTCCCACGTCGACACCCACCCAGACACCCCAGGTGCACGAAGCTCGAATCGGAAGCACGAGGCCCCCGAGGCGGGGGGCTATTCCGAACGGGCGCCTCGGGCTACATCGGCCGCCGTGAACAACCCACCCACGTCACAAACAGAAAAGCCTGCGCCCGCGAGCATGCTCGGTGGCCTGCTCCTGGCCTTGCTGGTCGTGGTTGGCGCTTTCTTCCTCCTGCGCAGTCTGGTGAAGCGAGACCGCGGCAACCAGCCGGCGGGTCAAGCCGGGACGAACAAGGCCGGCAGCGACCCAGCGCTGGCGACGACGCCTAGCCCCCGCGCGACTGCTGCGCCGTCGGCCGACGCACAGTCC
This window of the Variovorax sp. PBL-H6 genome carries:
- a CDS encoding NUDIX hydrolase, whose product is MIETVKKTVKAYLARNPHEAAGLRALQAQLADDRDIFLRSNMRGHLTSSMLVLDETRARVLVIHHKAYNRWLPPGGHAEQPCSLFDSALREAEEETGVTDLNCPGAWSLAPIPLDINTHAIAAQQRKNEGKHWHHDFVYLGMVDEPYDPVPQIEEVHSCRWLDLAEFANDPDETNQRLARKVQPLIAAGMLPRARALA
- a CDS encoding FKBP-type peptidyl-prolyl cis-trans isomerase, with the translated sequence MEPFTFLLASAFFATSAHAALPAAEVVATTATVVATSAARKVETLPSGVRVQHTLKGAGAHPTASDTVKVHYRGTLPDGSEFDSSHRRGKPIALPLSRVVKCWTDGVQTMQVGGKATLTCPSDTAYGQRGVPGSIPPNSVLKFDIELLSIGSDQ
- a CDS encoding HU family DNA-binding protein, with the translated sequence MNRIELVEKIASTHDVSKAEAARIVETFTSAIIGAVKKGEPVQIIGFGTFKQVSRAARSGFNPRLGEKIKIAAQKVPKFVPGAAFKAAIDPKAAKRKADKVAATPLAKKSAPAKKAAAPAKKAKK